The window ACCAATACCGATATTTTTTTCCTATACTTACTTACTGAAACAACATGGCTTTCTCTACTGTGGATTAAAGTACTGCAGTACCTTTGTAAATTTAGATCGCTAccaaatgcaaatgctaaaaagttaaaaaggatCCTGAAGTGTAACATTTTCAACTTGAATTACGtttatgtcaaatttattcTTGACATTTATTCTCTAAGACAATGACAAAACTCAGAACAAATTTGGCGTTGTGCTGCAGGCATCATTGTCTCTTGTTTGCCATATAAAAACGTCTTTTACATCAGTGGCGTATTTTGACAGAATGGCCGATGTCcgatattaaattttacagctaatatTGTCCGATACTGATACCATGCCAATAATATCATGCATTCCTTAGcatttaccgtcataaataagcagaaacatttccaaattagtaccacaaacacttcgatttttattccaataaaatcacaaaatcctggagggactgaaagatgttcaataatattatttaattttaatgattaattcatattttatcagcttgtgaacaggttttatcaatacattctggcacaaccggccctttaagagcattcatgatcttgatttggctcaaaacgaaaatgagtttgacaccgctGGTCTAATCCAATATTTTGCTTCCAAACAGAAGGAACGACTGCGCCAGAAAGAAGCTCAAGTTACTTCTCCTTAAAAATTGTAACTATTGGCTCCTGATATTTAAATATCCCCAGAAATCTGGAGCGGACTCAAAGAGGACCAGGACAGAAAATCTACATTTTCATCAGCCgaccaaaatatttgttttttaatgtaatttaactattaaaaatgTGGTTAGTTCATATCCAACtattagactttttaaaaatttgtaatttctttcacaaaaataaacaacttgcATGGTTTCtcactgtatttttaaaaaaaataaaacaatattttgacaAAGTCatggtgtattttatttatttaagtagcCGAATACAAAAATCGAGTAGCAtcaaggaaaaaagaaaaggagcataaaaacagctcaataaattagaatatcattttaaactattttttagtaattaaactgaaagtgaaacttaTACATAGTGAATGATCAATTTCAAGCATTTAAATCTATTTAGTACTGATGATAACCATATAGAAGTAATGAATCCAAAATTAAATGTCTTAGAAAtcaacaaaattacattttcatacaGAAATGTTACGACCTGCACAATAATGGATAAAACTGCTGACTTGTTCAGTAGACAGAAGAAAATAAGCCACAAAAAGTCAGTGCTAAAGAAGCTAGCTTATTTTAGTGCTGGATGCAAATTTATTagtagaaagttgagtggaaggaagacaGGAAGCCACAGCCCTGTTTGTTAAGTAAAGTTTCTTCACGGTTTTTGGGGAGGTTCAGATTTCTGAACAATCTTCCAGAACAgatgaaaatcaaaatgttgcCAAATACGTCATCATTGCTAGGCTACACTGTGTGTGCACAATAACTACTATTATTACtcatactgcaaaaacacaaaacattaccaagtatttttagtctagtttctagagaaAGATATTAGCACAcctgaaataagataaaattagtttacaaacaactttttagcaagatatggCAGCTTGTTTGTACTTAAGAATATTAATCggaattaaggaattattgactttaaacaaactcctgtatcttgctgaagaTTTACTTTTATTACACTCTTTTTATTTACGCTAGAAGTCATTTACACTAGAAGCTAGACCAAATATACTTGGTAAACCTGGTGTTTTTTGTAGAGTGCATCATACCGGTGTTATTAGGACTCTTGATTTTAATCTTACAGGCGTagcaaaaaagcaaagatgctCTAATTAATTAGCATTTTGAAATGGAGAGTGGTATTTACTGTAGGTGTGGCATGTTAAtttaactatttgaaagtaaaattttatttacagtaaacaagttaGCATGTATAATGTCTTTTGTTAAAATTTGGTGTAGACAGTGTAAAATGGGCAATTCAtcactgcaaaataaaataaaatgatactCTTGGGGGCCCCTGGTGGTGTTGGGGCCCCAAGAAGCCGCATAACTCGCATTTGCCTTGGGCCGGCTTTGGACTCTGCAGCAGTTCAGTCAAGTTTCATCAAAGGTGTCCTCATTCTGGTACCCTGGCGCCGTTTTCTTGATTATTAACGGTCCGGTCATCCGGCTGCGGTTCAGTCCGTGTTAATATTTACGCAGCGGCACTGCTTCACGCGCTGGACCCGCTTCCTCCGCGTGCTGGGCGTCTGACCCGGACAAAACAGCGTGAGGGTGATGGTGCTCAACGTTTTCGGTCTGCAGGCGGAGCAGGCCTGGAACACGCCGCCGTCCTGGTAAGTGTGCCGCGGGATGTAAAAAGAGTTGCACTGTCCGTAGCAGAAGCGGTTGGTGATGGTGCGGCTCAGGCAGCCCTCCTCCTGGATGGTCTGCTTCAGCATCTGCGTCTTGCACCAGTCCGTCCGCAGGTAGCGGCGCTCCGTGACGAGCAGCGCTTCCTGGCTGGACTCCAGGATCTCATCTGTCGCGGCTGCGGACGCGGCGCCGCGGGAGAGAAGCGCGGAGAGAGGAGGCTGGAGGCACCCGACCGATTCGTTCGGGTTGACGGCTTGAAATGGGTCGGACTCGGCGCTACTCGGCCGCGGGAGTAGAAGAGCCAGGACTGCTTTAAAGATCAGCCCCGAATGGGAATGCATCGCTGAAGCTGAAAGGAGAACAATGGAGAGCATTTTACGCACAGCTTTTACGCACAAACTACCCGTCAAGTCTCCAGTTTTGGCCGGGAAACAACCGTGTTTTTACCCCTCTGTCCCGCAAAATTTCCCGTattatttcctcatttttaaatccaaaacttGACACAAAGTtctgaagagcccactgcagtGAACCCcgttgaaaacctcctggtgattcctccaaatattgatttctgaactcttcccgAGTTAAAACAATagtgttgtttctaaataaatatgaacttgttttctttgcattattttgggtctgaaagctctgcatctttttcgttattttctgcaaataaatacaaaattatgcttggaatttcagacaCGTCAGTacttcatagaataaaagaacaatgttcattttactaaaacataaacttataaaaagttaaattagaGAAACTGAGCATTTTAAGTAGTCTCTTAATTTTCTCCAGAGCTGTTCAAGCACTAATTCAGGAAATAAAGTCTGTCAGTGTATCTCCATTTACCTGCTGTGTGTTAAATCCCCCTAAAAATGTTGTTCTGTCCACAAGATGTTCTCCCTCTGCTAGTCCTGGCTTCTCTAAAGCAGCTTTAAGTTTCAGCAGAAGAACACACCTCCCGCCCCGATCCTCACTTTATCTTtctgaaaactggaaaaaaaacaaaaacttccaGACTTTGTCAATGCAGATAAGTCGTTTATTTGActttacagaacaaaaacagaagacaaacaTTTTGACAAGATCCGGTAAACAAAGATAAGAGTCGCTGCAGCCTGAAGAGAAAAAGCTCAAAAATACTTGTCATGGTGGAGTGAAGATGTTCATaagcagattttaaataaaaggagaTTTAAGGATGTTGAAGAGACACATGaatcataaaattttaacaaactttgTAATGCTGTTCTCTGTACTGCTGTGAATAAATAAGCTATAATTTAACCTCCAGAtctttaataaaactttatacATTCTGGATTGAATCTGTAATTATGGGATCTTAGATCAGTGACAGCTTTAATGGCATCAACCTTAATCAGCTGAAGGATACTTGAAtcaatttttttccttctaaatttagttttaaatatttaccaaaacagttttaacaCGGACTCCACTTCCTGTTACCAAATTTCTAAAGCAAAGTTGAACATGACTTTAGCATTGTCTTTccaaaatattctgtttttatgcccacttgtttatttttgagcttCAGATATAAACATTTAGATACTTTAAGTCAGGGGCGTCAccctcattttcattttgagtcaAATCAAAAGTCTGAATGTTATTAAAGGGCCAGAATGTATTAATAAAGACCCACTACACTgttaaaatttcaataaatagcagtttgtttcttaaaattaaatatttaacatcttttcacactgatcagaTCATCCAGGATTTTGAGATCGTTTTTGTGGTGccaattcagaaatatttgtaaaaagttttaatgataTTTATGATGCTGAATGTGGATTTTTATTAATTGCCGTATCGGTCCTGGACTATAGCTCATCAGGTAAAGCTGAGGTACcagtcacttaaactcaatgtttttgggcaattttgagaaaactttgcagtaaaaatctgaaaaaaatgtgagaatctgtagattttgtatgaattttgcagatttgtgaaaaactggagggactaattgatgtaatttggagtctacagggccacataaaaagctacggcgggccagatttagcccccgggccttgagtttgacacctgtgctttaggCAAATCACCAGATAAATCTTGGCACATTTTTACGTTTAAGTCAATGAAAATGCAGCGTTTCTGCTGAAAACACTGTCCCAGTGACTATTGAAACAAATCCTGGAATGTGCAGcctacaaacatttttctgagaggaaaacattttccaagttTTCCCAAATTTCAGATTGCAGGTTTGCTGGGAGCCGTGGTGGTCgatgcttcttcttcttctgagaAATGGGGAACAGATTTCTTGGCGACCACATTGTCCAACCTTTGACCCTGTAAATAAGGGTTGATGCTCTGTGGAAATAGACATGAGGAATGTTTATGTAACTTCATAAATATTGGTTTCATATTGGTTTATTAGAAGGATTCATCTATTCAGGATGAACTGGCTGAGATTATTGACACCAAAACTGTGAAAGTTTTGCACTTCGCCTTAAATTGTCTTTTGTCTTCATTATTCCATCTACACTAAGATGCATCAATGCATTTAAATGCTGCATGTGTGGTTTTAGAGCAAATCTACAAGAAATTATATTTGGCAaccaattgttttattttttataaattactaaagttgttttgttgtatAATCATTTCACCCTGGAAACAGCGATGGATCTATCCAAATACCTGCCCTGAAAAGagtatatttataaaattaaaacatatgcaagtaaaaaaatttatttaaggGGAAATTCTAACAAACTAGTGTAAGGTTtgccccagaaaacttgctaagtcTGGTGGTTGGGCGCTTGGCAGTCATTTATctgtcgtgtttttgagttaaaaaatgtttaaagtttacagaaaatttgaaaatatcacttgataattatgtgttattggaagattaacacctgaataccaactataaaatcttaaaaatgcaaacatttaacaaaaacttaaaCAAGTAATGTTTAGCTTgatgggggcacaagtaaagcctggtggcccgccaggcttatgatACACTGCGGAAAACACAGTAGTCAGTGTATCTAAAAGACAAGACATTTCTCAAACTTAATCctacaaatgaaaaaatgtcaaaggaaAAAGTATTGTGAAAAAACTAGAGGTAAATATTTTacccttttccttctctttggTCCTCCCTTCAGCTTTTGGTATAAAAGTTCTTTGTTctgaaagaaaccaaaaacatttttttaaaataaaacacaaagttgtaGTTCACATGTTTTCAAATCAAAGTACAAATATATAATCACATTTTGCAGGAGATAAAATTTCCTGCAAAACAAGATGTCAATTtagaataaagtttgttttgccCAAATGGAAGTAAAGAACCTAAAACAAAGAAGCTCAAAGATCCTGAATCATTGCCACATTTTAGACAAACCAGTCAGTTTGAAGCTTCTAATAAGAAACATTACATTGAactatgtttaaaaataattttaagagtttatggTGTCGGCTGATTCCCTCACCCACTTTCCCAGAGCAGGGTAGTCATGCTCTGGGTCGAAGAGGTGCTGGTGTTTCTGAAACTCCCTGCTGAACTCAGCCGTGTCCGGAGCATTTTCCAAGCAACCGTCTCCAGCTgcgagtaaaaaaataaaagacacttTTATGAAATAATGTGTTGTCAGAAAATAGACATTTAATGCATTTGTGGTTATACCCTCCGATGTCAATCTAAATAATCGCgactgtttttttctcactgacaGACTAAAATCAAACGTTTCCTGTTTTACGTTatttctacactgtaaaaacacaaaatattaccaaatatttttgatctagCTTATAGTAATTTATTTGTAAtgtcttgaaataagacaaaactaactcacaagtaacttttgagcaagatacaaaggcttgttttaagtaaataattccttaatattgatggaaaaagtacatgtaccattggcagattatttaacttataacaagacatttttcccaccTTATAAggtaatttatctgccaataaAAGACACATTCATTCTCTTAAGTtgaataaagcaacaaaaacaaaacctaaaccttcaatttgtctttattttggcatttgttgcttttaaaagtCATTGTCTGCCTGTAAATTTACATTAGTGGCTCAGAACATAAAAATGGAGGTTAAAGTTTCTACCCGTTTTTCCCAGGGGACAGGGGTTTGGAGGGTCTGGGTAGCTGTGGTCATCGCTAAAGTCTTTGGGAACATTGTCGCCTGTCAGCTCAGCCACGATGTTTGGGATGTTTCCGTAAGGACCGAGGTGCTGCAGGCCTTCATGAGCACCACCTGGTGGGCGGAAGAGACATTACAACCATCAACCCTTTTCctacaataaaaaaacccatcttACTTCTTACACTGCAATATCTAAACACAACGTTAATTTAAGTGTTCTTAATCTTATTCTGAGTTATTCCAGAATAAGAACAAACTGAGACTGATGAAAAATGGGGAAAACATTGTATTAAAATGAGGGAAATAAGTTGGTTTGATTACCTTGTATGCTCTGAGGCCCGACGATGTTCGTGGCCTGATGCGCAGGGTACTCCACCCGGGGCCGAGCGATGCCCAGCTGCTCCATGACGCCGTGCAGCAGCCGCTGGATGTCGGCCTCGGACACCTGGTCCACCGCCGTGCGGGGAGTGCGAGCTGGAGCTTTGCCGAGCTGCAGGCACACCAGCAGTCCGAGCAGAAAGAGCCGCGCCGAGGATCCAATTTCTGTCATCTGCGGGGGTGAAGAGCACACCAAGCATCTTTGGACAAATGGCACATAACCACCAACAGCCAGCTGTTTTTACTTAATCGGTAAATAATTagcctgaactttgacccttaACCATAACAGATTGAATGCAGCAAGCCGTTATCTAAACTGTAGCAAATTATAAAATGGAGATACACATTTATGATGCGCCACTCTCTGTAAACAGCCCGTGAATAGCCAAAATAATCAGATTACGTTAAATTCAACCACATGCTCTGTTCGttttaagtttcattttatgtatatttgaaaaagaaacgCACAAAAAAGCActtaaatgataaatatttttctttaccttGAATGCGTAGACGGAGGAACCTGCCTTCTCCTCCATCAAGTAAGTCACCATGAAAAAATAGTTccgtttttctttcaaaataaaatacattaatccCACATCTGTTAGTAACTCGCGCAAAAGCGAATTCCTGACGACTTTAAATCGATGTTATACAGGAAATTGTAACATTTAAGTGTTACCGCTCAGATTGATACACCAACTCCTTGTTAAACGCAGATTTGTTGCAACCATCTATATAGTGgcgttttattttgaaagagaaTTTCCCCATTTCCGCTGTTGTGAATCTGCTTCACGGATCAGATGCAGTTGCTAGGAAACCAGAATTCCTATTTTCTCATTGGTGGCACACAGAGCCGTTAAATTTATGCCATTTTGTGTAGAATTTCATTATTTAACTGTTCAACTGAGAAATAATGGAGAAATTCAAAATGCcgatatttttaaataaaaagctttagTTAAATTGCTTCTATATGACCTGATCAGGCCTTTAAACCCATATAATCTTATTTATTCCATGCAGGAacagtcaaaacaaaatgttaattcaaactaaatttaaatactgAGGTTTTCTGAATGAGTGAAGTAATAAAAGGGACAGTACCAGGAAGAATGTTTAAGTTTTAACAATGTTTAGATTTGAACATTTCACAGAGCAATGTTCAATCCATCTGGAAGAGGAAATAATTAGCAACTTGAAATCTAGCAAGATTTGTTTCAATTGCACTCCGAGGTGGAtctaaaagctgatttttagGGGAATGCAtgacacttttcagatttgtttaaaagttttacttCACAATATGCTGCTTTGCATCAAATGTACTGAAGTTTGTtgataaacatgacaaaatatgtaaTCTAAGAAAGTTAAGTCTTTGACAGATGAAGTACAGAAAAGTAAcagtcacataaaaacaacatttattcaagagaaaaaaagccTGATACAACAAAGtctgttcaaatattttcagagaTGGACAGACATGGGACAACTAGTAAAATTTAGATTGGTGAAGAACGTCTTCTCCAGTTTTTGCGCTGCAGTCTCTCCATGGCAGtaacaaaagttttgtttgaagATCTGAAACTTTGATCTACAAACATGTGTATTAATTATTCTTTCCACAAGAACAGCAGCGTCCATTTTAAAATAGTTCATACCTTCATTAGGCATGCAGGTCCTGAACAGCTGGATGTTGGGGAAGGTTTCAAGACCAACGCTTCTCCTCAGCTTTGGGTCGCCTCTCGTTATGCAGACAAGAGTCGGATCAGAAACTGCAGGCCTGACCTTTGGCTTGCTCTGAATCCAGAGCACGGTCTTCTCAGATCGTTttactgagggaaaaaaagcaactttaatcaagtaaaattttaatttctcaggaataattgtttgtattttaccCTTTAAGCGGTTTCTTTTCTTGAACACATCCTCCAGATGAACAAAgttcataaaatatttcatgctGTCCACAACAGTTTTAGAAATCACACCTAAAATATGATGCATTTAGAAGAAAGTCAGCCAaagctattttaaaaagatattcaaccaatatgattaatttattaCCAAAAACATGAGGAAACTCTATGAAAGTGCGCAGGACAAGAACTCGAAGTTCAAGTCGTTCTTCTGACATTTCGGTTTTGTTTGGCGGCGGTAAGAGGCATGGGACAAAGACTGTGGCCAGATTGGAGCTGGTCATCAAGTTGTCAGAGCATCTGAGAAAAGaataagacatttatttttatgatcagatgaaaatgtatgaaactCTTTGGTAAAATGACACCTTCCCTTTCAAGCCCCAAAAGTTGACTAGTTTTATTCTCAGTTTGAGAgaactttgaaaaacaaaatgtcccaACAGAGAACTGATTTAACAACATGGTCTTTTTGCAAACTAACACTCTACAATAAAGAATCAGGAAGTAATAAAATTGACTCAAAATGTTGCAGCATTTAGAAATGACAGTAATAAATTTGTTCACAAAAtaagtgattttttaaaaaagcactaCACCAGCATCATCCTACCATTTCCTGTcacctttgtcttttctgcaacatccggttgttgatcacataaCTCATGATGCAAGTTATGTGATAAACACTAGCTTTAAATACGGCCAAAAACCCCCATCCTAGTGCAAAAtacagcttttttaaaattgtcgTGTTTCAATtaagcaagtttatttttgtaattccaatttgtacAATGTTATGGTCAATGGAGACGTAGCTAATGATCTCACTCAGCATGCTGAATATCCAAGCAAATCAAGCTAAAAACTGTCCAACCAGGTTTCTGATTAGTTCTGGTATCGATCATAGGCCTCCCTTCGCTGCACTAATGAACCATAAAGGAAATTAATATATAACAAATAATGTTTGtaaatgcttttaaattatatttgcgCTCTTTAATCGTGTCTTTGTTGTGTCACTGTACACAACAAAAACTGGCTTTAAAACTAGCCAGTTTTAAAGCCTGTGATGTCATTGTTCAAACACGTTTTAGAGAGAAATTGTTGTAAAATCCAAAAGAGTAAATTGCTAACTGATActttcatccatttttctttcctatAAATGTGCCTCAATGGTGATACTTAGCAAAATCCAAAACAACTATTTTCTGTGTCTATAGGTCCAGTATTCTCCACTCTGTTAATATTCATTCATACCTCTGAGAAACTTTGTGAAGGAAGTCAAACAGATACTGCAGGCAGGATGAGTTTCTGGCTGGTATCAAACAGGAGAGTAACTGAAGGGCGGCCATCTTGCCCTGCAGGTCGGGCAGGGCCTGTGCTTCCAGCAGGGCTGCATGAATCTCAGAAGGGAACAGCAGCTCAGGAAGCTCCCTGCAAAACTGTTTGACGAGGGTAGCGATATCATAGGGGGAAGTAGTGGACAGGGCATCGTCCCCACGATTCAATTTCTCCTAAACCAGGCAAAACAGAATGTTCATTTTGATGCATGATTGCTATAAACatagaaaacagataaaaagtaCTGCATATGACCATTTAATATGGTTTAAATGCAGGATAAATCTTACCCTGAGGATCTTAACGCGAGGAAGGGAGCCTGGTTTTCTGAACAGGCCCACAGTACCAACACGGTCCAACAGAAAAGAGCAACCATCCACTAAAAAGCTAAGATAGAAACCAAAACTCTAGATTCAATCAAGCTAATCAGTGTTTACTTTCTGCATTCACTTACCAGGGTACAAGACCAAATTCAGGAATGTATCGTCTGGGCAAATTTTCCAGAGGGACCCCAAACACCTTAGCTCCAGTGTACACCAATTTCCCTTTCTTCTTCGCAAAGTTCTTTACAGAAATCCCATATAGAGCTTGGAGGTGAAATCGAATCACGTTACCATCTGTAATCTTCATTTCAAAATCAAGAATCCAAAAGCAGCCAGCAGTTTTCTGTTGACCTGTGAAAATAACTAAGAAAATGAACCTGCAGACATAGAAGAAGGCTTTTTTATGCTTATTATACTGATTAGTTTCACCTGGGACACAAAAGAAGGAAAGTGTTGCATTCAGGTGACAAAGGGAAGGTAGTTGACATGAGTTTTTATCTTGCGCAACATTTTACTCAACATTTTACACCCACTCTTCAGTATgacaattgaaaaaaacaactattctTCAACTAAAAGAGGGCTTTGAGGATAAAACCTCCCCAGTTTTCACTGTCTTTactattgttttaaatatataaggGGATTATTTATTCGTAAACACATGGTGCATTAGTCTTagttataattttttgttttcaggggAAGGGGAAATATTTAggaagtttaattttctttggtTCCAAAAGTTTGATTTCAGACACAGTTTTGGGTTATTAAAGCATAACAGCCAAACCATTTGGTCATCTGTAAAATAGTCTCcaactaaataataataataaatgattgCTGACAGTGTATTGTCATTGTGTCGGCTTGTGCTTTTAGTCTTTTAAATGACttgttagaaaagaaaatggtttGTTACCAAACCCACCAAATACTTAGAATAgcattaaatgtaattttatcaaAACAACTCTCCAAACccttaaattgcattttaaaaaactatttattattacAACAGTACATGTATATACATCACAACACAGTAGAAATACAGTTATGGAAAGTAAGCTAGTTTGgttgttggttctggttctggttctgactggcGATTTAGAAGCACTTCCTGTGGACGATGGAGGGGCCAGCTTCATCATACTCCTGCTTGCTGATCCACATCTGCTGGAACGTGGACAGAGACGCCAAGATGGAGCCACCGATCCAAACAGAATATTTCCTCTCAGGAGGAGCAATGATCTGCAaggagagaagagagaaagGTTTTTACAAAAAGGACATCAGAGCAATCTATAGCTTCCCATAAGGAGTCATGCTCACCTTGATTTTCATGGTGCTTGGGGCCAAGGCGGTGATTTCTTTCTGCATACGGTCAGCAATACCAGGATACATGGTGGTTCCACCAGACAACACGTTGTTGGCATAAAGATCCTTACGAATATCAATGTCACACTTCATGATGCTGTTGTAAGCGGTTTCATGGATGCCAGCAGACTCCATACCTGAGAAAGTCACACAACAAATGTTTTAggaatttacagtaaaatgtgaagtttagagaaaagatttgaaataaaataatgtacaatAGCTCAAGACCCAAGaatattctttctttttgttttaaatatgtaatatttcagTCCAACTGAGGCCCCTGAATTTTACAATGGCGTTTTAGGGCCATTGTACGCAGAAtaaaaggagtacatttccaccagaaaaatcaaaaatatttagattaatctcagaaattttctagaaaaaattgtggaaacttctgagtttgaaattttttttaaatgcgatacaaaaagagagaaattttgagattaagataagtttgaaaagtcaacatttttcgGTATTTAGAAATTATATGAGTATGAAAAGTTTGATaaattttataaagaaaaactgagaaattctctagaaaagtaaaatttttttcatgtttggaaATTTTCTATGTctcaaaagtttaacatttttaactttagaAACTTTGAAAATTCAGCAATTTTTGATATTTGGATATTTTCAAAGTTGCAAATTTGCtataaaaaattttacattCTCTAG is drawn from Xiphophorus hellerii strain 12219 chromosome 15, Xiphophorus_hellerii-4.1, whole genome shotgun sequence and contains these coding sequences:
- the grem1a gene encoding gremlin-1a; amino-acid sequence: MHSHSGLIFKAVLALLLPRPSSAESDPFQAVNPNESVGCLQPPLSALLSRGAASAAATDEILESSQEALLVTERRYLRTDWCKTQMLKQTIQEEGCLSRTITNRFCYGQCNSFYIPRHTYQDGGVFQACSACRPKTLSTITLTLFCPGQTPSTRRKRVQRVKQCRCVNINTD
- the scg5 gene encoding neuroendocrine protein 7B2 gives rise to the protein MKITDGNVIRFHLQALYGISVKNFAKKKGKLVYTGAKVFGVPLENLPRRYIPEFGLVPCFLVDGCSFLLDRVGTVGLFRKPGSLPRVKILREKLNRGDDALSTTSPYDIATLVKQFCRELPELLFPSEIHAALLEAQALPDLQGKMAALQLLSCLIPARNSSCLQYLFDFLHKVSQRCSDNLMTSSNLATVFVPCLLPPPNKTEMSEERLELRVLVLRTFIEFPHVFGVISKTVVDSMKYFMNFVHLEDVFKKRNRLKVKRSEKTVLWIQSKPKVRPAVSDPTLVCITRGDPKLRRSVGLETFPNIQLFRTCMPNEVVRNSLLRELLTDVGLMYFILKEKRNYFFMVTYLMEEKAGSSVYAFKMTEIGSSARLFLLGLLVCLQLGKAPARTPRTAVDQVSEADIQRLLHGVMEQLGIARPRVEYPAHQATNIVGPQSIQGGAHEGLQHLGPYGNIPNIVAELTGDNVPKDFSDDHSYPDPPNPCPLGKTAGDGCLENAPDTAEFSREFQKHQHLFDPEHDYPALGKWNKELLYQKLKGGPKRRKRSINPYLQGQRLDNVVAKKSVPHFSEEEEASTTTAPSKPAI